Proteins encoded within one genomic window of Primulina eburnea isolate SZY01 unplaced genomic scaffold, ASM2296580v1 ctg1251_ERROPOS2800000+, whole genome shotgun sequence:
- the LOC140820586 gene encoding uncharacterized protein, giving the protein MGQFLWGSGLSAVEAADPGESVRHACSGGEDMTLLTRNIFIKRVATKALTLIDSGATHSFISKTFDNHLDIKSIGREVSYSVTVPSREELSASNVVKDIDLELHGHLVYTELIVLSMQEFDIILGMDWLTKNIVHIDF; this is encoded by the exons ATGGGGCAATTTCTATGGGGTTcag GACTGTCCGCAGTGGAGGCAGCCGACCCAGGggagagtgttcgccatgcatgctcaggaggcgaaGACATGACTTTGCTGActagaaatattttcataaagagagtcGCCACGAAGGCCTTGACCTTGATAGATTCTGGGGCCACTCACTCTTTTATCTCTAAGACGTTCGATAATCAtttggacatcaagtccattggACGCGAAGTGAgctattcagtgacagtcccatcaaggGAAGAATTATCAGCTTCCAACGTGGTCAAGGACATAGATCTTGAACTACATGGACATCTAGTCTACACTGAACTTATTGTGTTGTCGATGCAAGAATTCGATATCatcttgggaatggactggctgacgaagaaCATAGTTCATATTGACTTTTAG